Proteins co-encoded in one Hyla sarda isolate aHylSar1 chromosome 4, aHylSar1.hap1, whole genome shotgun sequence genomic window:
- the LOC130367185 gene encoding olfactory receptor 11L1-like yields MFQQNVSILHTIHLLGFNNSQDLNYLSFAVLLLIYCMTLCGNLLMVTLVVYSSDLHRPMYFFLTQLSIADLLLTTDIVPILLHTLLHKVGTISLGGCFTQFYIFAFAECSECLLLTVMSYDRYLAICNPLRYNSIMNHNLCLKLAIMSWLLSFSLVMVDIATTSMLEFCGSNTIDHFFCDLFPLLELSCSDISSVLLKIQIMAASVLVCPFLIVIISYSCIIYVILNIPSATGRQKAFSTCSSHLIVVSIFYGTLFGVYILPTKGQSLNITKLLSLLYTVGTPLLNPVIYSLRNTQILKAFSTVMRIQQKSSF; encoded by the coding sequence atgTTTCAACAAAATGTTTCCATACTTCATACGATTCATCTTTTGGGATTTAACAACTCACAAGATCTAAATTACTTATCCTTTGCTGTTCTCCTCCTGATCTACTGTATGACGTTATGTGGAAATCTTCTCATGGTGACTttggtagtatacagcagtgatcTCCACCGGCCCATGTACTTTTTCCTGACACAGTTGTCCATAGCGGACCTCTTACTGACCACAGATATCGTCCCTATATTGCTCCATACTCTACTTCATAAAGTCGGGACCATTTCTTTGGGAGGCTGCTTTACACAATTTTACATATTTGCCTTTGCTGAGTGTTCGGAGTGTCTTCTCCTGACGGTGATGTCCTATGATAGATATTTGGCCATCTGTAACCCTTTACGGTATAACTCTATCATGAATCACAATTTATGTCTGAAACTGGCTATCATGAGTTGGTTGTTAAGTTTCTCATTAGTGATGGTTGACATAGCAACAACATCCATGTTAGAATTTTGTGGATCGAATACAATTGACCACTTCTTCTGTGACCTGTTTCCATTGCTTGAACTATCATGTTCAGATATCAGTAGCGTCCTACTGAAAATTCAGATAATGGCCGCTTCTGTTCTTGTCTGCCCATTTTTAATAGTCATTATATCCTATAGTTGTATCATCTATGTCATCCTAAATATTCCTTCAGCTACCGGTAGACAgaaagccttctccacctgtagctccCACCTCATTGTGGTCTCCATATTCTATGGGACATTATTTGGTGTTTATATTCTTCCAACTAAAGGACAATCATTGAATATTACAAAACTCTTATCATTGCTGTACACCGTTGGGACTCCACTGCTGAACCCCGTAATATACAGTCTAAGAAACACACAAATCCTTAAAGCATTTAGTACCGTGATGAGAATACAACAAAAGTCTTCATTTTGA